A portion of the Avibacterium sp. 20-132 genome contains these proteins:
- a CDS encoding transcriptional regulator GcvA, with amino-acid sequence MYKRLPPLNSLKAFECAARHLSFTKAADELFVTQAAVSHQIKLLEDFLGIELFKRQHRALVLTELGQIYFKEVTEILRRLSEVTQKLMTQKNEKHIAISVPQTFGIQWLVPRLSGFNALYPDIEVRLTGVDQDEGLLNREIDIAIYYGRGAWENLQVEKLAEENLLLLASPKLLAKQPVYSADDLKKHTLIHIHTRDNWQNMANHLQLKALDIQHGPIFSHTFMALQAAVHGQGIVLANRVLAQQEIDRGTLQVVLPIQLKDPKSFYVVNQLDKANDEQILAFRQWIIKEIRNNNE; translated from the coding sequence ATGTATAAACGTTTGCCTCCCTTGAATTCACTGAAAGCTTTTGAATGTGCGGCTCGCCATTTGAGTTTCACAAAAGCAGCGGATGAACTCTTTGTGACCCAAGCAGCAGTGAGTCATCAAATTAAATTATTAGAAGATTTTTTAGGCATTGAATTATTTAAACGTCAGCACCGAGCGTTAGTGCTAACTGAGTTAGGACAGATTTATTTCAAAGAAGTGACAGAAATTTTACGCCGTTTGTCCGAGGTTACGCAAAAATTAATGACGCAGAAAAATGAAAAACATATTGCGATTAGTGTACCCCAAACCTTTGGCATTCAGTGGCTTGTGCCTCGTTTAAGTGGGTTTAATGCCCTTTATCCAGATATTGAAGTTCGCTTGACAGGCGTGGATCAAGATGAAGGATTGCTGAACCGAGAAATTGATATTGCGATTTATTATGGACGTGGCGCGTGGGAAAATCTGCAAGTGGAAAAATTAGCAGAGGAAAATTTGCTCTTGCTTGCCTCACCAAAATTATTGGCTAAACAGCCGGTATATTCAGCAGATGATCTTAAAAAACATACGCTGATTCATATTCATACCCGTGATAACTGGCAAAATATGGCGAATCATTTACAATTAAAAGCGTTGGACATTCAGCACGGCCCTATTTTCAGCCATACTTTTATGGCCTTGCAAGCTGCGGTACACGGACAAGGCATTGTACTTGCTAACCGTGTGCTAGCTCAGCAAGAAATTGATCGTGGTACATTGCAAGTGGTGTTACCAATCCAACTCAAAGATCCAAAATCTTTTTATGTGGTTAATCAATTAGATAAAGCGAATGATGAACAAATTCTCGCATTTCGCCAATGGATAATTAAAGAAATAAGAAACAATAATGAATAA
- a CDS encoding branched-chain amino acid aminotransferase, with protein sequence MTLKNIDWQNLGFGYIKTDYRYIAYWKDGEWSKGELTQDNVLHISEGSTALHYGQQCFEGLKAYRCKDGSINLFRPDQNALRMQKSCQRLLMPEVPVEMFIDACKQVVKANQSWLAPYGTGATLYLRPFVIGVGDNVGVTPAKEYIFSIFCCPVGAYFKGGMKPTNFIVSGYDRAAPQGTGAAKVGGNYAASLYPGKLAKQRNFSDCIYLDPATHTKIEEVGSANFFGITKDNKFITPLSPSILPSITKYSLLYLAKERLGLDTLEGDIYINELDQFKEAGACGTAAVITPIGGIQYGDDFHVFYSETEVGEITQRLYNELTGIQFGDIEAPEGWIVKVE encoded by the coding sequence ATGACACTAAAAAACATTGACTGGCAAAATCTTGGTTTTGGCTATATCAAAACAGATTATCGTTATATTGCTTACTGGAAAGACGGAGAATGGTCTAAAGGGGAACTCACCCAAGATAATGTGCTTCATATTAGCGAAGGCTCTACCGCATTACATTATGGGCAACAATGCTTTGAGGGGTTAAAAGCATATCGCTGTAAAGATGGCTCAATTAATCTTTTCCGTCCAGATCAAAATGCCTTAAGAATGCAAAAAAGTTGCCAACGTTTACTCATGCCTGAAGTCCCTGTTGAAATGTTTATTGATGCCTGTAAACAAGTTGTCAAAGCGAATCAATCTTGGCTTGCCCCTTACGGCACAGGAGCAACACTTTACTTACGTCCATTTGTGATTGGCGTGGGAGATAATGTAGGCGTAACCCCTGCAAAAGAATACATCTTTTCTATTTTCTGTTGCCCTGTCGGTGCCTATTTCAAAGGTGGAATGAAACCGACTAATTTTATTGTTTCTGGCTACGATCGTGCAGCCCCACAAGGTACTGGTGCGGCTAAAGTGGGCGGAAACTATGCAGCAAGCCTTTATCCGGGCAAATTAGCCAAACAGCGTAACTTTAGTGACTGTATTTATCTTGATCCCGCCACTCACACTAAAATTGAAGAAGTGGGTTCAGCAAATTTCTTTGGTATCACGAAAGATAATAAATTTATTACCCCACTCTCCCCATCAATTTTACCAAGTATCACGAAATATTCTCTGCTCTATTTGGCAAAAGAACGTCTTGGGTTAGACACCCTTGAAGGGGATATTTATATTAATGAATTAGACCAATTTAAAGAAGCTGGGGCTTGCGGAACAGCGGCAGTGATTACGCCAATTGGCGGTATTCAATATGGCGATGACTTCCACGTTTTCTATTCAGAAACAGAAGTTGGCGAAATCACCCAACGTCTTTATAACGAACTGACCGGCATTCAATTTGGTGATATTGAAGCGCCTGAAGGTTGGATTGTTAAAGTGGAATAA
- the truB gene encoding tRNA pseudouridine(55) synthase TruB — MSRAKNKGRHIHGIFLLDKPQGASSNQIMQQVKRLFQANKAGHTGALDPLATGMLPICLGEATKFSQYLLDSDKRYLVTAKLGERTDTSDADGQVVQHREGRVEISEILTALDQFRGEIMQVPTMFSALKHQGKPLYEYARAGITVEREPRPITIFELKFIDYQAPYLTLEVHCSKGTYIRTLVDDLGEVLGCGAHVTMLRRLAVADYPQQAMMRLEDLNALSEQQDLSLLDQHLLPIDSAVKSLPALLLTAEQSRAVGFGQRVKFDNPQQIYGQVRLFSDKHQFLGVAEVDKNNVIRPSRMVALDLL; from the coding sequence ATGAGTAGAGCAAAAAATAAAGGTCGCCACATTCACGGAATTTTTTTGTTAGATAAGCCACAAGGGGCAAGTTCTAACCAAATTATGCAACAAGTGAAACGGCTTTTTCAGGCAAATAAGGCAGGGCATACAGGGGCGTTAGATCCCCTCGCTACGGGGATGTTGCCCATTTGTTTAGGTGAGGCGACCAAGTTTTCGCAATATTTGCTTGATTCTGATAAGCGTTATTTGGTCACGGCGAAATTGGGTGAACGTACAGATACCTCTGATGCAGATGGACAAGTGGTGCAACATCGAGAAGGGCGGGTGGAAATCTCAGAAATTTTGACCGCACTTGATCAATTTCGTGGCGAGATTATGCAAGTGCCGACAATGTTTTCAGCCTTGAAACATCAAGGGAAACCGCTATATGAATATGCGCGTGCAGGCATTACCGTGGAACGTGAACCACGTCCTATCACCATTTTTGAACTGAAATTTATTGATTACCAAGCTCCTTATTTAACGCTGGAAGTACATTGTTCTAAAGGCACTTATATTCGCACTTTAGTTGATGATTTAGGTGAAGTGTTAGGTTGTGGCGCACACGTAACGATGCTTCGCCGCCTTGCGGTGGCGGATTATCCTCAGCAAGCGATGATGCGCTTAGAAGATCTTAACGCCTTAAGCGAACAGCAGGATTTAAGTTTGCTAGATCAGCATTTATTACCTATCGACAGTGCGGTGAAATCCTTACCCGCTTTGCTTTTAACTGCTGAGCAAAGCCGAGCCGTAGGCTTTGGGCAACGTGTGAAGTTTGATAATCCCCAACAGATTTACGGACAGGTGCGGTTATTTTCTGATAAACATCAGTTTTTAGGTGTGGCAGAAGTGGATAAAAATAACGTTATCCGACCAAGCCGAATGGTCGCATTAGATTTATTATAA
- the rbfA gene encoding 30S ribosome-binding factor RbfA, which produces MAREFKRSDRVAQELQKEIAVILQREVKDPRIGMVTVSDVEVSRDLAYAKVFVTFLFDQDESIIESGMKGLEKAAPYIRSLLAKAMRLRIVPELRFIYDQSLVEGMRMSNLVSEVIRDDEKRHQPEPHNQEDADKNNE; this is translated from the coding sequence ATGGCAAGAGAATTTAAACGTTCAGATCGCGTAGCACAGGAATTACAAAAAGAAATTGCAGTCATTTTACAGCGTGAAGTCAAAGATCCTCGTATTGGAATGGTTACCGTTTCTGATGTAGAAGTGTCGCGCGATTTGGCTTATGCAAAAGTTTTTGTAACTTTTTTATTTGATCAAGATGAAAGTATTATTGAAAGTGGAATGAAAGGGTTAGAAAAAGCTGCACCTTATATTCGTTCATTATTGGCGAAAGCGATGCGTTTACGGATCGTTCCTGAGCTACGTTTTATTTATGATCAATCTTTGGTCGAAGGAATGAGAATGTCTAACTTGGTGAGTGAAGTGATTCGTGATGATGAAAAACGCCACCAGCCAGAACCGCATAACCAAGAAGATGCCGACAAAAATAATGAGTAG
- the infB gene encoding translation initiation factor IF-2: MVDEVKKSDAPKKLSIQRRTKTTANTTTSTGKNKTVQVEVRKKRTVPTEAAIRAEEEARLKAKQEAEKKAAEEKAAAEKAQKEAEKAKKEAEKAEQEKRQAEQKAKENADKTAKDSANKAINEEKERLKAEEAELRRKADELARQKAEEQARKAAEEAKRYADLASADEKNEISEDYSDYHLTSSYAREAEDEEERRNENRGRGKNKVAKAKKGGREDDNNKNERESNRRNQKDIKGGKGAKGKQGKKGSSLQQGFTKPAAPVNRDVVIGETITVAELANKMAVKATEIIKTMMKMGEMVTINQVIDQETAQLVAEEMGHKVILRKENELEESVLGDRDVNAEKVNRAPVVTIMGHVDHGKTSLLDYIRKAKVAAGEAGGITQHIGAYHVETDDGKMITFLDTPGHAAFTSMRARGAKATDIVVLVVAADDGVMPQTIEAIQHAKAAGVPIVVAVNKIDKPEANPDRVEQELLQHEVIAEKFGGDTQFVYVSAKKGTGVDELLEAILLQSEVLELSAVKDGMATGVVIESYLDKGRGPVATILVQSGTLRRGDIVLCGFEYGRVRAMRDENGKDISEAGPSIPVEVLGLSGVPSAGDEATVVRDEKKAREVALYRQGKFREVKLARQQKAKLENMFSNMAEGDVAELNVIVKADVQGSVEAIVQALQELSTAEVKVNVVGSGVGGITETDATLAAASNAIIVGFNVRADASARRIIENENIDLRYYSIIYELLNEIKAAMSGMLQPEFKQEIIGLAEVRDVFRHPKFGAIAGCMVTEGVVKRNNPIRVLRDNVVIFEGELESLRRFKDDVAEVRNGMECGIGVKNYNDVKVGDQIEVFEVVEIKRSI, translated from the coding sequence ATGGTAGATGAAGTCAAAAAATCGGATGCACCGAAAAAATTAAGCATACAACGCCGTACTAAAACTACGGCAAATACCACCACAAGTACCGGTAAAAATAAAACGGTACAAGTAGAGGTACGCAAAAAACGCACTGTTCCAACAGAAGCTGCAATTCGTGCGGAAGAAGAGGCTCGCTTAAAAGCAAAACAAGAAGCAGAGAAGAAAGCGGCTGAAGAGAAAGCAGCCGCAGAAAAAGCACAGAAAGAAGCTGAAAAAGCGAAAAAAGAAGCGGAAAAAGCAGAGCAGGAAAAACGTCAGGCTGAACAAAAAGCAAAAGAAAATGCGGATAAAACCGCAAAAGACAGCGCGAATAAAGCAATTAATGAAGAAAAAGAACGTCTTAAAGCCGAAGAAGCAGAACTTCGCCGTAAAGCGGATGAATTAGCACGTCAAAAAGCAGAAGAGCAAGCACGTAAAGCGGCAGAAGAAGCGAAACGCTATGCGGATTTAGCAAGTGCGGATGAAAAAAATGAAATTTCTGAAGATTATTCAGATTATCATCTGACTTCAAGCTATGCGCGCGAAGCAGAAGACGAAGAAGAGCGCCGCAATGAAAATCGTGGTCGTGGTAAAAATAAAGTTGCCAAAGCGAAAAAAGGCGGACGTGAAGACGACAACAACAAAAATGAGCGTGAATCAAATCGTCGTAATCAAAAAGACATTAAAGGTGGCAAAGGCGCTAAAGGTAAGCAAGGTAAAAAAGGTAGTAGCTTACAACAAGGCTTCACCAAGCCTGCTGCACCAGTAAACCGTGATGTGGTGATTGGGGAAACCATTACCGTCGCGGAACTTGCGAACAAAATGGCAGTGAAAGCCACTGAAATCATCAAAACAATGATGAAAATGGGCGAAATGGTTACCATTAACCAAGTGATCGATCAAGAAACAGCACAGCTTGTAGCCGAAGAAATGGGACACAAAGTGATCCTACGTAAAGAAAATGAGCTAGAAGAATCCGTATTAGGCGATCGTGATGTGAATGCTGAAAAAGTAAATCGTGCGCCAGTGGTAACTATTATGGGACACGTTGATCACGGTAAAACTTCCTTACTTGACTACATTCGTAAAGCTAAAGTGGCAGCTGGCGAGGCAGGCGGGATTACTCAGCACATTGGTGCTTACCACGTTGAAACAGATGATGGCAAAATGATCACTTTCCTCGATACCCCGGGACACGCCGCCTTTACCTCAATGCGTGCGCGTGGTGCAAAAGCAACGGATATCGTCGTGCTTGTAGTTGCCGCAGATGATGGTGTGATGCCACAAACCATTGAAGCAATCCAACACGCAAAAGCAGCAGGTGTGCCAATCGTTGTGGCGGTGAATAAAATTGATAAGCCTGAAGCAAACCCAGATCGCGTCGAACAAGAGTTATTGCAACACGAAGTAATTGCAGAAAAATTTGGTGGCGATACCCAGTTCGTTTATGTTTCTGCGAAAAAAGGAACAGGGGTGGATGAATTACTTGAAGCCATCTTATTACAATCTGAAGTGTTAGAACTCAGTGCCGTGAAAGACGGAATGGCAACTGGGGTGGTGATTGAATCATATCTTGATAAAGGCCGTGGTCCAGTGGCAACCATCTTAGTTCAATCAGGAACATTACGCCGTGGTGATATTGTGCTTTGTGGTTTTGAATATGGCCGTGTACGTGCAATGCGAGATGAAAATGGTAAAGACATTTCAGAAGCAGGCCCATCAATTCCAGTAGAAGTATTAGGCTTATCTGGTGTGCCATCTGCGGGTGATGAAGCCACTGTGGTACGTGATGAGAAAAAAGCCCGTGAGGTGGCATTATATCGTCAAGGTAAATTCCGCGAAGTGAAATTAGCCCGTCAGCAAAAAGCGAAGTTGGAAAATATGTTCAGCAATATGGCAGAAGGCGATGTGGCAGAATTGAACGTTATTGTCAAAGCAGATGTTCAAGGTTCAGTAGAAGCGATCGTTCAAGCCTTACAAGAGCTTTCAACCGCAGAAGTGAAAGTGAATGTCGTTGGTTCTGGCGTGGGCGGAATTACTGAAACCGATGCAACTTTAGCTGCGGCATCTAATGCGATTATTGTTGGTTTTAACGTTCGTGCCGATGCGTCAGCACGCCGTATCATTGAAAATGAAAATATTGATTTGCGTTATTATTCAATCATTTATGAACTACTTAACGAAATCAAAGCAGCAATGAGCGGTATGTTACAGCCTGAATTTAAGCAAGAAATTATCGGTCTTGCAGAAGTGCGTGATGTATTCCGTCATCCGAAATTTGGTGCAATCGCAGGTTGTATGGTTACCGAAGGTGTGGTGAAACGTAATAACCCAATCCGTGTATTACGTGATAACGTGGTGATCTTTGAAGGGGAATTGGAATCTCTCCGCCGTTTCAAAGATGACGTCGCAGAAGTGCGTAATGGAATGGAATGTGGTATTGGCGTGAAAAACTACAACGATGTGAAAGTTGGTGACCAAATTGAAGTCTTTGAAGTGGTTGAAATTAAACGCTCAATTTAA
- the nusA gene encoding transcription termination factor NusA, whose translation MSKEILLAAEAVSNEKLLPREKIFEALESAIALSTRKKYEQEIDVRVVIDPKTGEFDTFRRWLVVDEVTNPTKEITLEAAQFDDPNVQVGDYVEDQIESVAFDRITMQTARQVISSKIREAERNKIVEQFRSNEGEIVTGTVKKVNRENIILDLGQQAEAVILREDMLPRENFRPGDRVRGVLYRVSPESKGAQLFVTRAKPEMIIELFRIEVPEIGEELIEIKGAARDPGSRAKIAVKSNDKRIDPVGACVGMRGSRVQAITNELGGERVDIVLWDDNPAQFVINAMAPADVTSIVVDEDNHSMDIAVEAENLPQAIGRNGQNVRLAKQLTGWTLNVMTTEELNEKHQAEDNKVLKRFIEALEIDEEFAQILVEEGFTSLEELAYVPVNELTAIDGLEDEDLVEELQTRAKNALTAAALAEEEALKQAHIEDKLLNLEGMNRHLAFKLAEKQITTLEELAEQGVDDLADIEELSAEQAADLIMAARNICWFSEE comes from the coding sequence ATGAGTAAAGAGATTTTATTAGCTGCGGAAGCAGTATCAAATGAAAAATTGTTACCTCGTGAGAAAATTTTTGAGGCTTTAGAAAGTGCGATTGCTCTCTCTACGAGAAAAAAATATGAACAAGAAATTGATGTGCGTGTAGTGATCGATCCAAAAACGGGTGAATTTGATACATTCCGCCGTTGGTTAGTGGTGGATGAAGTAACCAATCCAACAAAAGAAATCACCCTTGAAGCGGCACAATTTGATGATCCTAATGTACAGGTTGGGGATTATGTGGAAGATCAAATTGAATCTGTGGCGTTTGACCGTATTACAATGCAAACCGCACGCCAAGTGATTAGTAGCAAAATCCGTGAAGCGGAGCGTAACAAAATCGTTGAGCAATTCCGTTCTAATGAGGGCGAAATTGTGACGGGAACGGTGAAAAAAGTAAACCGTGAAAATATTATTTTAGATTTAGGTCAGCAAGCGGAAGCGGTGATTTTGCGTGAAGATATGTTACCACGCGAGAATTTCCGCCCGGGTGATCGTGTGCGTGGTGTGTTATACCGCGTTAGCCCAGAAAGCAAAGGCGCACAGCTTTTTGTTACCCGTGCAAAACCTGAAATGATTATTGAATTATTCCGCATTGAAGTACCTGAAATCGGTGAAGAGCTGATTGAAATCAAAGGTGCAGCACGTGATCCGGGTTCGCGCGCTAAAATTGCTGTAAAAAGCAATGATAAACGTATTGATCCTGTTGGGGCTTGTGTCGGAATGCGCGGTTCACGCGTGCAGGCAATTACCAATGAATTAGGCGGAGAGCGTGTTGATATTGTGTTATGGGATGACAATCCAGCTCAGTTTGTGATTAATGCAATGGCACCGGCGGATGTGACGTCTATTGTTGTTGATGAAGATAATCATTCTATGGATATTGCGGTTGAAGCGGAAAACTTGCCACAAGCCATCGGACGTAATGGACAAAATGTACGTCTAGCCAAACAACTGACAGGTTGGACATTAAATGTAATGACCACAGAAGAGCTTAATGAAAAACATCAAGCTGAAGATAATAAAGTGCTTAAACGCTTTATTGAGGCATTAGAAATTGATGAAGAATTTGCTCAAATCCTTGTAGAAGAAGGGTTCACTAGCTTAGAAGAACTTGCTTATGTTCCCGTTAATGAATTAACCGCAATTGATGGGTTAGAAGATGAAGATCTTGTTGAGGAATTACAAACTCGAGCTAAAAATGCCTTGACTGCTGCGGCATTAGCGGAAGAAGAAGCGTTAAAACAAGCGCATATTGAAGATAAATTATTAAATCTTGAAGGAATGAACCGCCATCTTGCGTTCAAATTAGCAGAAAAACAAATCACGACCTTAGAAGAGTTAGCAGAACAAGGTGTGGATGATTTAGCCGATATTGAAGAATTAAGTGCCGAACAGGCCGCAGATTTAATTATGGCGGCACGTAATATTTGTTGGTTCAGTGAAGAATAA
- the rimP gene encoding ribosome maturation factor RimP: MATLEEKLSDLLKDSVQDLGCELWGIECQRMGRFLTVRLYIDKEGGVTVDDCADVSRQVSAILDVEDPIADKYNLEVSSPGLDRPLFTLAQYARFIDQEIIVHLRIPVLERRKWQGKLAHIENDMLTLMVDGQPQVLVFGNIQKANVVPKF, translated from the coding sequence TTGGCAACATTAGAAGAAAAATTATCTGATTTACTCAAGGATTCTGTACAGGATTTAGGCTGTGAACTTTGGGGTATCGAATGCCAGCGTATGGGAAGATTTTTAACCGTGCGTTTATATATTGATAAAGAAGGTGGCGTAACCGTTGATGATTGTGCAGATGTGAGCCGTCAGGTCAGCGCGATTTTAGATGTGGAAGATCCGATTGCGGATAAATATAACCTTGAAGTCTCTTCACCGGGGCTTGATCGTCCATTATTTACCTTAGCGCAATATGCTCGTTTTATTGATCAAGAGATTATCGTGCATTTACGTATTCCTGTATTAGAACGCCGTAAGTGGCAAGGAAAATTAGCGCATATTGAAAATGATATGCTGACGTTAATGGTTGATGGACAGCCTCAAGTATTGGTATTTGGTAACATTCAAAAAGCCAATGTGGTACCTAAATTTTAA
- a CDS encoding protein kinase family protein, producing MMSAQHIEFQEKVQALLKQHKGERIISFEYENQRYWLKQPEQLKGVWRLLKPQPKKAFQNELNTLQFLAEKKAPVPQLMAFGEDFLVLKDAGKTISYWVDKPDLSSIQKLAILEDGVKALTDLHKKGLVHGRPALRDMAWHEGKVQFIDFESRSNQTNLNWQKVRDSLIFIHSLGRSDSISDEQMRLTIEKYQQYCEPDIWQRTVSFLRKNRWLYYLLLPFKPIARMDLIAIYRLFENTLNN from the coding sequence TTGATGTCAGCACAACACATTGAATTTCAAGAAAAGGTGCAAGCCTTGCTAAAACAGCATAAAGGTGAGCGAATTATTAGCTTTGAATATGAAAATCAGCGCTACTGGCTCAAACAACCTGAACAACTTAAAGGCGTTTGGCGTTTACTTAAACCTCAACCCAAAAAAGCTTTTCAAAACGAATTGAACACCTTGCAGTTTTTAGCTGAAAAAAAAGCACCCGTGCCACAATTAATGGCATTTGGCGAAGATTTTTTAGTGCTAAAAGATGCGGGTAAGACTATCAGCTATTGGGTGGATAAACCTGATCTCAGTTCAATACAGAAGCTGGCTATTTTGGAAGATGGGGTAAAAGCCTTAACGGATTTGCATAAGAAAGGTTTGGTTCACGGTCGCCCAGCACTACGTGATATGGCGTGGCACGAAGGCAAGGTACAGTTTATTGATTTTGAATCCCGTTCTAATCAGACGAATTTAAATTGGCAAAAAGTACGAGATAGCCTTATTTTTATTCACAGTCTTGGGCGTTCAGATAGCATTTCTGATGAGCAAATGCGTTTAACCATTGAGAAATATCAACAATACTGTGAACCTGATATTTGGCAACGAACGGTTTCTTTTTTGCGAAAAAACCGTTGGCTGTATTATTTATTGTTACCTTTTAAGCCTATTGCAAGAATGGATCTTATTGCGATTTATCGTTTATTTGAAAACACCTTAAACAACTAA